The following are encoded in a window of Ruminiclostridium herbifermentans genomic DNA:
- a CDS encoding SLC13 family permease, translating to MNDILIFLASIVLVIVIGSIFKVNIGFIAIVFAYLLSVSVLDVSVSELFQIWPAKLFLIIFSISLFYSFASSNGSIEKLAIKFIYRFRTIPAMIPIGIFLITVLIAGSGGGPYVATVVMAPITLKIAAISGMNPLLGVIAVTCGASGISLSQLSVVGQLVRGLIERTEYSEQASTLQQMVFSNAMMFHTFIFILFYFILKGYKLKPAIMEKPSEFTKEQATSIGIIAFVILMYLSPNLLGLIFPNNTVIELVKSKFDFTFAALIGATISFLLKLGDEKEVFRKIPWSTLILVTGMGLLVGVGEKCGIIQELAELVGTNVTPKLIPVIMAGCSGLMSFISDGPGVVYPTLYPLVSGIADITGINPGLLFSAVSVGDSTTVISPFSTGGAMFLSFVTLEKQREKMFVQFMIIPFVFLAILIGLISLKVFIYGI from the coding sequence ATGAACGACATTCTGATATTTTTGGCGTCAATTGTATTGGTAATTGTTATAGGTTCTATATTTAAAGTAAATATTGGTTTCATTGCTATAGTATTTGCCTATCTCTTGTCAGTTTCCGTACTTGACGTCAGCGTCAGCGAATTGTTTCAAATATGGCCTGCAAAGCTATTTTTAATTATATTCTCAATAAGCTTGTTTTATAGTTTTGCATCGTCTAATGGATCAATCGAAAAATTGGCTATAAAGTTCATTTATCGTTTTAGAACCATTCCTGCCATGATTCCTATAGGAATCTTTCTAATTACCGTCTTAATCGCAGGATCTGGCGGGGGGCCTTATGTCGCAACGGTTGTTATGGCTCCTATAACATTAAAAATTGCAGCTATTTCCGGAATGAACCCGTTGCTTGGAGTAATTGCAGTAACTTGTGGAGCATCCGGGATTTCTTTATCACAATTGAGTGTAGTAGGTCAGCTGGTTAGGGGTTTGATAGAAAGAACAGAATATTCAGAACAGGCAAGTACGCTTCAACAAATGGTTTTTTCAAATGCTATGATGTTTCATACTTTTATTTTTATTCTTTTCTATTTTATTTTAAAAGGATATAAATTAAAACCCGCTATTATGGAAAAACCGTCGGAGTTTACAAAAGAACAGGCAACTAGTATTGGTATAATTGCCTTTGTTATTTTAATGTATCTATCCCCAAATCTGCTTGGTTTAATTTTCCCTAACAACACGGTTATAGAATTAGTTAAGAGTAAATTTGATTTCACCTTTGCGGCATTAATAGGTGCAACAATAAGCTTTTTATTAAAGCTAGGCGATGAAAAAGAAGTATTTCGTAAAATACCGTGGAGTACCCTAATATTAGTTACGGGTATGGGGCTGTTAGTTGGTGTAGGTGAGAAATGTGGTATCATTCAAGAGTTGGCTGAACTTGTAGGAACTAATGTAACACCAAAGCTAATTCCTGTTATAATGGCAGGCTGTAGCGGCTTAATGAGCTTTATTTCAGATGGGCCAGGAGTTGTTTATCCTACTTTATATCCTCTTGTATCTGGAATTGCTGATATAACTGGTATAAATCCAGGACTTCTATTCTCTGCAGTTAGTGTAGGTGATTCAACAACTGTTATTTCTCCGTTCTCTACAGGAGGCGCCATGTTTCTTTCTTTTGTAACATTAGAGAAACAACGTGAAAAGATGTTTGTGCAATTTATGATTATTCCTTTTGTTTTTCTTGCAATATTAATAGGTTTAATATCCCTTAAAGTATTTATTTATGGTATATAA
- a CDS encoding 4Fe-4S binding protein, with product MPDKGPDLSVKFGGLTFPNPIGVGAIGEHWGHSNSTQEYVDINSDIFMKHVKAGAGYIIMAGTYVTPETERLIQERCQTIEVPFRRKSKKVGHRMLKIPGKDPYGTEGFYFVPSPFLLDAGFGKFNKDRFAFMIEALQKKKPKEVPLVLNLGGIANIAETWVDGAKRFEELGVDMIEINLGCPLPSGLDGTLQGYFQDKYTPLYQGLLMGDNEKYVYEITKAVVDAVKIPVGVKLTPETGYPRIITMAQAARSAGAKFVQMFNAAVGMAPPDIYNGGKPQWPYMDGSPFCMVSGSFLRVPCYKDVAAVKRYVPGLDIAAAGGLVEPEHFIEAMMLGASLVQPCTGIIEQGNGLIRRGISFMKKFVKEQGYNSLQEIVGISQQYIKYNQDLDMMAGKTIINIDREKCIRCQRCVDNVCQALYTVEGGHIEVDPHRCVGCGGCTLACRNDALKVVLREGVSEPNFF from the coding sequence ATGCCAGATAAAGGACCAGATTTAAGTGTAAAGTTTGGAGGCCTTACATTTCCTAATCCAATTGGTGTAGGAGCCATCGGAGAGCATTGGGGTCACTCAAATAGTACTCAGGAGTATGTGGACATTAACTCAGATATTTTTATGAAACATGTGAAGGCTGGTGCAGGTTATATTATAATGGCAGGCACCTATGTTACACCAGAAACAGAGCGCTTAATACAAGAACGTTGCCAGACAATAGAGGTCCCTTTTAGAAGGAAAAGTAAGAAAGTAGGTCACCGTATGTTGAAAATTCCAGGTAAGGATCCATACGGAACAGAAGGCTTTTACTTTGTGCCTTCACCATTCTTATTGGATGCTGGTTTTGGTAAATTCAACAAAGACCGTTTTGCGTTCATGATTGAAGCACTTCAAAAGAAAAAGCCTAAAGAAGTACCTCTTGTATTAAACCTTGGAGGAATTGCGAATATCGCCGAAACCTGGGTAGACGGAGCGAAGAGATTTGAAGAATTGGGAGTAGATATGATAGAGATTAACCTTGGATGTCCGTTGCCAAGCGGTCTTGATGGAACTCTTCAAGGATATTTCCAAGATAAATACACTCCTCTATATCAAGGTTTATTGATGGGAGATAATGAAAAGTATGTGTACGAAATCACAAAAGCAGTTGTAGATGCTGTTAAAATTCCAGTAGGTGTTAAGTTAACTCCAGAAACTGGATATCCTCGTATTATCACTATGGCTCAAGCAGCAAGAAGTGCTGGTGCTAAGTTTGTACAAATGTTTAATGCAGCAGTAGGTATGGCACCACCAGATATATATAATGGAGGAAAACCACAATGGCCATATATGGACGGAAGCCCATTCTGTATGGTATCAGGTTCATTCCTAAGAGTTCCATGTTATAAAGATGTAGCTGCTGTAAAAAGATATGTTCCTGGTTTGGATATTGCTGCAGCTGGTGGTTTAGTTGAACCTGAACATTTCATTGAAGCTATGATGTTAGGAGCAAGCCTCGTACAACCTTGTACTGGAATTATTGAACAGGGTAATGGTCTGATTAGAAGAGGTATCAGCTTCATGAAAAAGTTTGTTAAAGAACAAGGTTATAACAGCCTTCAAGAAATAGTTGGTATAAGCCAGCAATACATTAAGTATAACCAAGACCTTGATATGATGGCTGGAAAGACCATTATAAATATTGATCGTGAAAAATGCATTAGGTGTCAGCGTTGTGTAGACAATGTATGTCAGGCTCTTTATACAGTTGAGGGAGGACATATTGAAGTTGATCCTCATCGTTGTGTAGGTTGCGGCGGATGTACCCTTGCTTGTAGGAATGATGCATTGAAAGTTGTACTCAGAGAAGGAGTTTCAGAGCCTAATTTTTTCTAA
- the hisB gene encoding imidazoleglycerol-phosphate dehydratase HisB has protein sequence MREGLVNRNTKETQIKLKINLDGKGDCNCNSGIGFFDHMLVLFTKHGLMDADFDVKGDLEVDAHHTVEDTGIALGLAIRQALGDKKSIKRYGTAFVPMDESLVQVSLDLSDRPFLVFDAEFSQQMVGQMDTQLVEEFFRAVAFNAGITLHIKLLHGTNCHHIIEAMFKAFGRALDEATKIDTRIVGVMSTKGML, from the coding sequence TTGCGAGAGGGCTTAGTAAACAGAAACACTAAGGAAACACAGATTAAGCTTAAAATAAATCTTGACGGAAAAGGCGACTGTAATTGTAATTCTGGTATAGGCTTTTTTGACCATATGCTGGTTTTATTTACTAAACATGGATTGATGGATGCAGACTTCGATGTGAAGGGTGATTTGGAAGTTGATGCACATCATACAGTTGAAGATACTGGTATTGCTTTAGGACTAGCCATAAGACAGGCATTAGGCGATAAAAAATCAATTAAAAGATATGGAACTGCTTTTGTGCCTATGGATGAGTCCCTAGTTCAGGTGTCTTTGGACTTGAGCGATAGACCCTTTCTTGTATTTGATGCTGAATTTTCACAACAGATGGTCGGACAAATGGATACCCAGTTAGTTGAAGAGTTCTTTAGAGCGGTTGCATTTAATGCAGGAATTACATTACATATAAAGCTTTTGCATGGAACCAATTGTCATCATATAATTGAGGCAATGTTTAAGGCCTTTGGAAGAGCATTGGATGAGGCTACAAAAATAGATACTAGAATAGTTGGCGTTATGTCTACTAAAGGAATGCTGTGA
- a CDS encoding LysR family transcriptional regulator: MTIYELECFVALARYLNFTKAAEYMHLTQPAFSRHIIFMEKELNVNLLFRNKRSVYLTAAGEAFLAEAKNILEHYHEGLSKALQAEKGNVGRIKIGMLSEQFNDLLSKSIKMFTESYPSIEVEINEYTSSSMISALKKYDIDIGFTISPGISAIDDIVWKSNMKFEQAVALPWNHPLSERDSVDIKELEDEMFIFLDPENFAIVNDVALQMCLENHFNPRVAKRATSISGLLTLVECGKGVSIIPYHFKNQFSHKVHIIKLSGQCSSVERIFAWRKNNSNPCLPLFISKLVTDN, encoded by the coding sequence TTGACTATTTATGAATTAGAATGCTTTGTCGCATTAGCTCGTTACTTGAATTTTACCAAAGCAGCTGAGTATATGCATTTAACTCAGCCTGCGTTCAGTCGTCACATAATCTTTATGGAAAAAGAACTTAATGTAAATTTACTTTTTAGAAATAAACGCTCTGTATACTTAACTGCAGCAGGTGAGGCTTTTCTCGCTGAGGCAAAGAATATTTTGGAACATTATCATGAAGGGCTTTCCAAAGCATTACAAGCAGAAAAAGGAAATGTTGGCAGAATCAAAATCGGAATGTTAAGCGAGCAATTTAATGATTTGCTATCAAAATCCATTAAGATGTTTACTGAGAGTTATCCCAGCATTGAGGTTGAGATTAATGAATATACTAGTTCATCAATGATTTCAGCATTAAAAAAATATGATATAGATATTGGATTTACTATATCACCTGGAATTTCAGCTATTGATGACATAGTATGGAAGAGCAATATGAAATTTGAACAGGCTGTTGCACTTCCATGGAATCATCCTTTATCTGAAAGGGATTCCGTTGATATCAAAGAACTTGAGGACGAGATGTTTATTTTTCTTGATCCTGAAAATTTTGCTATCGTCAATGATGTTGCCTTGCAAATGTGTTTAGAGAACCATTTCAATCCACGCGTCGCAAAAAGGGCTACTTCCATCAGTGGATTGCTAACATTGGTTGAATGCGGTAAAGGAGTCAGTATTATCCCATATCATTTTAAAAACCAATTCAGCCATAAGGTGCATATCATTAAGTTATCAGGACAATGCAGTTCAGTGGAAAGGATATTTGCTTGGAGAAAAAATAATTCAAACCCATGTCTTCCACTTTTCATTAGTAAGCTAGTTACCGACAACTAA
- the hisZ gene encoding ATP phosphoribosyltransferase regulatory subunit yields the protein MSKWKIYTPDGVQDILFDECYAKRELESKIRSTFRAYGYYEVETPTIEFFDVFSSEVEHFPQESMVKFFDQKGRILVLRPDITVPVARITATKNRDLKLPIKYSYIGNVFRFNEVGGGRQNEFTQAGVELLGDYSSESDAEIIAIAINVLKTAGLENFQIDIGQVEFFKGLAEEAGFTNEDTIKISKLIDRKDIVGVEQIANSYKMSEQLRKLIIKLPGLFGSIEVIEELKKTTKNSRSLAALENIEEVIGILGDYGFTKYISVDFGMLKGLNYDTGIIFRGFTHGVGFPILSGGRYDSLTSSFGRDCPATGFSLGINMLMTALEKAQMAFEKPSVDSLICYKKANRKSAIEIAEALRKQAMSIETLVLTEEIEQGISYAQAKQIGGVIYIEDKGKITIYDIVNNTTKETSYNELLNK from the coding sequence ATGTCAAAATGGAAAATATATACGCCAGATGGTGTACAGGATATTTTGTTTGATGAATGTTATGCAAAAAGAGAATTGGAAAGTAAAATCCGTAGCACATTCAGAGCCTATGGTTATTATGAAGTGGAAACTCCAACGATAGAGTTTTTTGATGTGTTTTCTTCAGAAGTAGAGCACTTTCCGCAAGAATCAATGGTTAAATTTTTTGACCAAAAGGGAAGGATTCTTGTATTAAGACCTGATATAACAGTTCCTGTTGCTAGAATTACAGCAACTAAAAATCGTGATTTAAAGCTGCCAATTAAATATTCATATATTGGAAATGTTTTTAGATTTAATGAAGTGGGCGGTGGCCGTCAGAATGAGTTTACACAAGCTGGTGTTGAACTTTTGGGTGATTATTCTTCTGAGAGTGATGCAGAGATTATAGCCATTGCCATAAATGTGCTTAAAACTGCAGGTTTAGAGAATTTCCAGATTGATATAGGTCAGGTTGAATTCTTTAAAGGCTTGGCAGAAGAAGCTGGCTTTACTAATGAAGACACCATTAAGATATCAAAGCTAATCGATAGAAAAGATATCGTTGGAGTAGAACAAATAGCAAACAGCTACAAAATGAGTGAACAGCTGAGAAAGCTTATTATAAAGCTACCTGGTTTATTTGGTTCAATTGAAGTTATAGAAGAACTCAAGAAAACAACAAAAAACAGCAGAAGCTTGGCTGCTTTGGAGAATATCGAAGAGGTAATAGGGATACTCGGTGATTATGGCTTTACAAAGTATATTTCTGTTGATTTTGGAATGCTAAAAGGACTTAATTACGATACAGGTATAATATTCAGAGGCTTTACACATGGTGTAGGCTTTCCCATACTTTCGGGAGGCAGATATGACAGCTTGACCTCCAGCTTTGGAAGAGATTGTCCAGCAACAGGCTTTTCATTAGGAATAAATATGTTAATGACAGCACTTGAGAAAGCGCAGATGGCATTTGAAAAGCCAAGTGTGGATTCGCTGATTTGCTATAAAAAAGCCAACAGAAAAAGTGCAATTGAGATAGCTGAAGCACTTAGAAAACAAGCAATGAGTATTGAGACCTTGGTGCTGACAGAAGAAATTGAGCAGGGTATCAGCTATGCACAAGCAAAACAAATAGGTGGTGTTATTTATATTGAAGACAAGGGTAAAATTACTATTTATGATATAGTTAATAACACTACAAAAGAAACCAGTTATAATGAGTTGCTCAACAAGTAA
- a CDS encoding phosphoribosylaminoimidazolesuccinocarboxamide synthase encodes MLINNTDFIRLPLFIKGKVRNVYDLGDKLLIVVTDRISAFDVIFSELIPNKGVVLNSISAFWFDYTKDVIGNHVITTDVNQYPKELSAFKEELEGRSMLVKKIDMVPAECIVRGYLEGSGLKEYNETGSICGIKLPAGLKQADKLPEPIFTPSTKESEGHDINVSFEGLCDKVGVEMANKLRDASINLYLKASKHAESKGLILADTKFEFGISNGELVVGDEVCTPDSSRFWAMDEYQPGRAQKSFDKQYLREYLETLTWDKQPPAPKLPEEVIKKTEAKYIEAYERITGVKFK; translated from the coding sequence ATGCTTATTAATAACACAGATTTTATTAGATTGCCGCTATTTATTAAGGGGAAAGTTAGAAATGTTTATGATTTAGGTGATAAGCTGCTTATAGTTGTGACAGATAGAATATCAGCTTTTGATGTTATTTTTTCTGAACTGATACCAAATAAGGGAGTAGTTCTTAACAGTATTTCGGCTTTTTGGTTTGACTATACAAAGGATGTTATTGGAAACCATGTTATAACTACTGATGTAAACCAATATCCAAAAGAGTTATCAGCATTTAAAGAGGAACTTGAAGGCAGATCAATGCTTGTAAAGAAGATAGATATGGTTCCTGCAGAATGTATAGTAAGAGGATATTTAGAGGGCTCTGGATTAAAAGAATACAATGAAACAGGCAGCATATGTGGAATAAAGCTTCCAGCTGGTTTGAAACAAGCTGATAAGTTACCTGAACCTATATTTACTCCTTCTACAAAAGAGTCAGAAGGACATGACATCAATGTTTCCTTTGAAGGACTTTGTGACAAGGTTGGAGTTGAAATGGCAAACAAGCTAAGAGATGCCAGCATCAATCTTTATCTGAAGGCTAGCAAACATGCTGAAAGTAAAGGCTTAATATTGGCAGATACAAAGTTTGAATTTGGTATATCAAATGGTGAATTAGTAGTAGGAGATGAAGTTTGTACTCCTGATTCATCAAGATTTTGGGCAATGGATGAATATCAGCCTGGAAGAGCACAAAAGAGTTTTGACAAGCAGTATTTAAGAGAGTATCTTGAGACACTTACATGGGACAAGCAGCCTCCTGCACCGAAGCTTCCTGAAGAAGTTATTAAAAAAACTGAGGCAAAATATATAGAAGCATATGAGAGAATAACAGGAGTTAAATTTAAATAA
- the hisH gene encoding imidazole glycerol phosphate synthase subunit HisH, protein MIAIIDYGVGNLASVNKAFSYIGFDSKITSDHSEILAADKVVLPGVGAFADAMNSLEKINMIPVIEEVAKKGTPLLGICLGMQLLFDYSTEGGEMVKGLGMLKGSVTQFPLDMGLKVPHMGWNSLEIKQNDGIFKGIKEKSYVYFVHSYFLTAQEESDVAATCYYGIKFDAAVCKGNVMGTQFHPEKSGDVGLTILRYFASI, encoded by the coding sequence ATGATTGCTATAATAGACTATGGCGTTGGTAATTTGGCAAGTGTTAACAAAGCATTTAGTTACATCGGATTTGATTCAAAAATAACCTCGGATCATAGTGAGATACTAGCTGCTGATAAGGTGGTTTTACCTGGTGTTGGTGCTTTTGCTGATGCTATGAATAGTCTTGAAAAAATAAATATGATACCAGTCATTGAAGAAGTAGCGAAAAAGGGAACCCCGTTATTAGGAATATGTTTAGGTATGCAGCTTTTATTTGATTACAGCACAGAAGGCGGGGAAATGGTGAAAGGTCTTGGAATGCTGAAAGGCAGTGTAACCCAATTTCCTCTTGATATGGGATTGAAGGTTCCGCATATGGGGTGGAATAGTCTCGAAATAAAACAGAATGACGGTATTTTTAAAGGTATAAAAGAAAAAAGCTATGTTTATTTTGTTCACTCATATTTCCTGACTGCACAGGAGGAATCAGATGTAGCAGCAACTTGCTATTATGGCATTAAATTTGATGCAGCTGTATGCAAAGGAAATGTTATGGGGACACAGTTTCATCCTGAAAAGAGCGGAGATGTAGGACTTACAATACTTAGATATTTTGCAAGTATTTAA
- the hisD gene encoding histidinol dehydrogenase — translation MFNIVDLRNDNNQVAANNLYNKLIQRTKSSDGASIMSVVADILENVRKLGDKALKDYSKRFDKADIEEIKVSEAEITAAYAEVDAELLETIKKSKQNIWNFHEKQLQNSWISPNEDGSMLGQLVRPIEKAGLYVPGGTAPLISSVLMTAIPAKVAGVSKIIMCTPPSKDGSVNPAILVAAREAGVDEVYRVGGAQAIAAMAYGTETIPKVDKICGPGNVYVATAKRLIFGECDIDMFAGPSEILVIADSTAKPEYVAADLLSQAEHDMLASSVLITDDESLVKKVAVQIEKQLANLSRKSIIEKSLEDYGFAVLVDNIEQAIEVSNNIAPEHLEICINEPMSMLGLIKNAGAIFVGNYSPEPLGDYMAGPSHVLPTSGTARFSSPVNVDQFLKKSSLIYYNRQALEKTYKDIARFAEAELLDAHANAVKVRFEGENK, via the coding sequence ATGTTTAATATTGTAGATTTACGTAATGACAATAACCAAGTAGCTGCGAACAACTTGTATAATAAACTAATTCAGAGAACAAAGTCTTCAGATGGAGCAAGTATAATGAGTGTTGTTGCTGACATTTTGGAGAACGTGAGAAAATTGGGCGATAAAGCGTTAAAGGATTATAGCAAGAGATTTGATAAGGCTGATATTGAGGAGATTAAGGTTTCGGAGGCTGAAATAACTGCTGCCTATGCTGAAGTTGATGCTGAATTATTAGAAACAATTAAAAAATCTAAGCAAAATATCTGGAACTTTCATGAGAAACAACTGCAGAACAGTTGGATTAGTCCAAATGAAGACGGTTCAATGCTAGGACAATTAGTTCGTCCAATTGAAAAGGCGGGATTATATGTTCCAGGAGGCACAGCTCCGCTAATATCCTCTGTTTTAATGACTGCTATTCCTGCAAAAGTCGCAGGAGTTTCAAAAATAATTATGTGTACTCCTCCCTCTAAAGATGGCAGTGTCAATCCAGCTATATTAGTTGCAGCTAGAGAAGCTGGAGTTGATGAAGTATATAGAGTGGGCGGTGCTCAGGCTATTGCAGCAATGGCTTATGGTACAGAGACAATACCTAAAGTGGATAAAATATGCGGGCCAGGAAATGTTTATGTAGCTACAGCAAAAAGATTGATATTTGGAGAATGTGATATTGATATGTTTGCAGGTCCAAGTGAAATATTGGTGATAGCTGATTCTACAGCAAAGCCTGAATATGTGGCTGCTGACCTGCTTTCTCAAGCAGAGCACGATATGTTGGCATCATCTGTTCTAATTACAGATGATGAAAGCCTTGTGAAGAAAGTTGCTGTGCAGATTGAAAAGCAGTTAGCTAATTTGAGCAGGAAATCAATTATTGAAAAGTCATTAGAGGATTATGGATTTGCAGTTTTGGTTGACAATATTGAGCAGGCTATAGAAGTTTCAAATAACATAGCTCCTGAACACCTTGAAATATGCATAAATGAGCCTATGAGCATGCTGGGGTTAATTAAAAATGCAGGCGCAATATTTGTTGGGAATTATTCTCCAGAACCGTTGGGAGATTATATGGCAGGGCCAAGCCATGTTCTGCCTACCAGTGGAACTGCGAGATTTTCTTCTCCAGTGAATGTAGACCAATTTTTAAAGAAATCCAGTTTAATATATTATAACAGACAAGCACTCGAAAAAACTTACAAGGATATTGCCAGATTTGCGGAGGCCGAACTTTTAGATGCACACGCAAATGCAGTTAAAGTGAGATTTGAGGGAGAAAATAAATAA
- the hisC gene encoding histidinol-phosphate transaminase: MIEELIRPEIRSFTPYNANQQPYKIKLDANESPFNLPLTVREKLSEFIKNDPQLNLYPDTDSIQLRKTISEHWDVDSEGIIVGTGSDQLIQVMTNVFIGVGDKILYPVPSFSMYRDSCLIAGGTPVKYLLNPEDGYEYSKETILEAYEKEQPKIIYICNPNNPTGNIMSVSDVIDVVKYCRKSIVVVDEAYGEFCDNTVIPYVKEYENLLVLRTFSKAYGLAGIRCGYSISCKKLASAVNLARPPYNISSLSQYIAQLILSDKEEINKNIEYLIEQREWMIGKLSNIKGVEVYKSYANFILVKVDNCNDVYNRLCEKGIFVRNFGLAPLLTGCLRISIGTNEQNSIFLDELSTICYNK, from the coding sequence ATGATAGAAGAATTAATAAGACCTGAAATACGGTCTTTTACGCCGTATAATGCAAATCAGCAGCCATATAAAATTAAATTAGATGCAAATGAAAGTCCATTTAATTTACCATTAACAGTAAGAGAAAAGTTGTCCGAATTTATAAAGAATGATCCCCAGCTAAATTTATATCCAGATACTGACTCAATACAATTAAGAAAAACAATTTCAGAACACTGGGATGTGGATTCAGAAGGTATAATAGTAGGGACTGGCTCTGATCAACTTATTCAAGTAATGACAAATGTATTCATAGGAGTTGGAGATAAGATTCTTTACCCTGTTCCTTCCTTCAGCATGTATAGAGATTCATGCTTGATTGCAGGAGGCACTCCTGTAAAATATCTGCTAAATCCAGAGGATGGATATGAATATTCAAAAGAAACTATCCTTGAGGCATATGAAAAGGAACAGCCCAAAATTATTTATATTTGTAATCCAAACAATCCTACAGGTAATATAATGTCTGTTTCAGATGTGATTGATGTGGTGAAATACTGCCGTAAATCTATTGTTGTAGTCGATGAGGCATATGGAGAGTTCTGTGATAATACGGTGATACCATATGTTAAGGAATATGAAAATCTGTTGGTGCTTAGAACCTTCTCAAAGGCTTATGGATTGGCTGGAATAAGATGCGGGTATTCAATATCCTGCAAAAAATTGGCCAGTGCTGTTAATCTGGCTAGACCTCCATATAATATTAGTTCCCTTTCTCAGTATATTGCGCAACTGATTTTATCTGACAAAGAGGAGATAAATAAAAATATTGAATATCTAATAGAGCAAAGAGAGTGGATGATTGGGAAATTGTCTAATATAAAAGGTGTAGAAGTTTATAAATCATATGCTAATTTTATACTTGTGAAAGTTGACAATTGTAATGATGTATATAATAGGCTATGCGAAAAGGGGATTTTTGTCAGAAACTTTGGCTTAGCGCCTTTATTGACAGGATGTCTAAGGATTAGCATAGGTACAAATGAACAAAATAGCATTTTTCTTGATGAACTTTCTACTATCTGTTATAATAAATAG
- the hisG gene encoding ATP phosphoribosyltransferase yields the protein MRYLTIALSKGRLTDVAMELFEGIGIDCSELKSSTRKLILSDENNKIKFFLAKPADVPTYVEYGAADIGIVGKDTILEEGRNLYEVLDLGFAACRMCLAGPKELEGKIEELNIKRVGTKYPNIARNYFEKTRRESVEIIKLNGSVELAPLVGLAEVIVDLVESGRTLKENGLVVLDTIADISARMIVNRVSMKMENERIQRIVSGIAEQLKNKEA from the coding sequence ATGAGATATTTGACAATTGCATTATCAAAGGGAAGGCTTACAGACGTGGCAATGGAATTATTCGAAGGAATAGGAATTGACTGCTCAGAGCTAAAGTCTTCAACAAGAAAACTGATACTTTCAGATGAAAATAATAAAATTAAGTTTTTTCTGGCAAAGCCTGCTGATGTTCCTACATATGTTGAATACGGAGCTGCTGATATAGGAATTGTGGGAAAGGATACTATTCTTGAAGAAGGCAGAAATCTATATGAAGTGCTGGATTTAGGATTTGCGGCTTGTAGAATGTGCCTTGCAGGGCCTAAAGAGTTGGAAGGTAAGATTGAGGAGTTAAATATAAAAAGAGTTGGAACTAAATATCCAAATATAGCTAGAAATTATTTCGAAAAAACTAGAAGAGAAAGTGTAGAGATTATTAAGCTAAATGGTTCTGTTGAACTTGCTCCATTGGTAGGCTTAGCTGAGGTTATTGTAGACCTTGTTGAAAGTGGACGTACATTAAAAGAAAATGGTTTGGTAGTATTAGATACAATTGCTGATATTAGTGCTAGAATGATTGTAAATAGAGTTAGTATGAAAATGGAGAATGAACGTATTCAGAGAATAGTAAGCGGTATAGCAGAACAGCTGAAAAACAAAGAAGCTTAA